One Microbacterium marinum genomic window carries:
- a CDS encoding MFS transporter: protein MPSAVPPRRFPGIRRDHLIDLRPLTASAPFARMWFGSTLGGLGGQLTIVAVMLHMYELTGSSFAVAMIAVAGLVPMILAGLYGGMLADAVDRRALALGAASITFVSTVLLMALTWTGAESVVWLYVLSVVNSAANSVVMATRQAIVPRLLPRDLLAAASALQGIAMGIMVAVGPALGGVLVATVGYGWTYTIDVALMSALFLGLWTLPPVRPEGEIVKPGLASLVDGWRFLRRAGNIRLQFILDIIAMTFGHPLALFPAIGAVLLGGGPVTTGLLTASIAIGALLSSVFSGQVARFPFHGIGIARAITVYGSAIALFGLVLLMAQLGVGAEGGVDATTPNAAMIAAACAALAITGAADNVSSIYRNTMLQAAVPDAMRGRLQGVFIVVVAGGPRVGALYVGVFSTVAALWVPEVVGGLIIVALTATLVRFAPRFRSYDARHPEP, encoded by the coding sequence GTGCCATCCGCCGTGCCGCCCCGCCGATTCCCCGGCATCCGACGAGACCATCTGATCGACCTCCGGCCACTCACGGCGAGCGCACCGTTCGCACGCATGTGGTTCGGATCCACCCTCGGAGGCCTGGGCGGGCAGCTGACCATCGTCGCGGTCATGCTCCACATGTACGAGCTCACCGGATCGAGCTTCGCTGTGGCGATGATCGCCGTCGCCGGGCTCGTTCCGATGATCCTCGCGGGCCTCTACGGCGGCATGCTCGCCGATGCCGTCGACCGGCGCGCGCTCGCCCTCGGCGCGGCATCCATCACTTTCGTCTCGACGGTGCTCCTCATGGCGCTCACCTGGACCGGCGCGGAGAGCGTGGTGTGGCTCTACGTCCTGTCGGTGGTCAACTCCGCCGCGAACTCCGTGGTCATGGCGACCCGGCAGGCCATCGTGCCGAGGCTCCTCCCCCGCGATCTCCTCGCCGCGGCATCCGCTCTGCAGGGGATCGCGATGGGGATCATGGTCGCGGTCGGTCCTGCCCTCGGAGGCGTCCTCGTCGCGACGGTCGGGTACGGCTGGACCTACACCATCGACGTGGCACTCATGTCGGCGCTGTTCCTGGGGCTCTGGACCCTCCCTCCGGTTCGCCCCGAGGGTGAGATCGTGAAGCCCGGGCTCGCGTCGCTCGTCGACGGCTGGCGTTTCCTCCGACGCGCGGGCAACATCCGGCTGCAGTTCATCCTCGACATCATCGCGATGACGTTCGGCCACCCGCTGGCGCTGTTCCCGGCCATCGGTGCCGTCCTCCTCGGCGGCGGTCCCGTGACGACCGGTCTGCTCACCGCCTCGATCGCGATCGGTGCCCTGCTCTCGAGCGTGTTCTCGGGGCAGGTGGCGCGCTTCCCCTTCCACGGCATCGGGATCGCCCGAGCGATCACCGTCTACGGCTCCGCGATCGCCCTGTTCGGCCTCGTCCTGCTGATGGCTCAGCTCGGCGTTGGCGCAGAAGGCGGGGTGGATGCCACGACGCCGAACGCCGCCATGATCGCCGCCGCATGCGCGGCACTGGCGATCACCGGCGCCGCCGACAACGTCAGTTCGATCTACCGGAACACGATGCTCCAGGCGGCGGTGCCCGACGCGATGCGCGGACGACTCCAGGGCGTCTTCATCGTCGTCGTCGCGGGTGGGCCCCGCGTGGGGGCGCTCTACGTCGGTGTCTTCTCGACGGTCGCCGCACTCTGGGTGCCGGAGGTTGTCGGCGGGCTGATCATCGTCGCGCTGACGGCGACCCTCGTGCGGTTCGCACCCCGATTCCGGTCGTACGACGCACGGCATCCCGAGCCGTGA
- the rpsO gene encoding 30S ribosomal protein S15, with amino-acid sequence MALEADVKKAIIEEYATHPGDTGSPEVQVAMLTQRIKDLTEHLKEHKHDHHSRRGLFLLVGQRRRLLGYLQDVDINRYRSLIERLGLRR; translated from the coding sequence ATGGCACTGGAAGCAGACGTCAAGAAGGCGATCATCGAAGAGTACGCGACGCACCCCGGTGACACCGGATCCCCCGAGGTGCAGGTCGCGATGCTGACGCAGCGCATCAAGGACCTCACCGAGCACCTCAAGGAGCACAAGCACGACCACCACTCGCGTCGTGGTCTGTTCCTTCTCGTCGGTCAGCGCCGCCGTCTCCTGGGCTACCTCCAGGACGTCGACATCAACCGTTACCGCTCGCTCATCGAGCGCCTCGGCCTCCGTCGATAA
- a CDS encoding isopenicillin N synthase family dioxygenase encodes MSELNLPVLDLSLLDHGPEAAERFRAELRRATHDVGFFYLTGTGVSPELEGRLHRAARDFFNLSEAEKLEIENTKSPHFRGYTRIGGERTQGKVDWREQIDIGPERPAIDDPDAPDYAVLVGPNLWPSAQPELRPLVEEWTSLLSEVARKLLRAWAEALGAPATYFEDHFGEAQTLLKIVRYPGSTDPEPQQGVGAHKDSGVLTLLWVEPGKGGLQVRRDGVWVDAPSVPGAFVVNIGELLEVATDGYLTATDHRVVSPRAPHDRISVPFFFNPSLDAELPRIDLPAELAPHARGVAQDPANPIYGLHGENALKSRLRAHPDVAEIWHADLVAARA; translated from the coding sequence ATGTCCGAGCTGAACCTCCCCGTCCTCGACCTCTCCCTCCTCGACCACGGGCCGGAGGCGGCCGAACGCTTCCGCGCGGAGCTGCGCCGCGCGACGCACGACGTGGGGTTCTTCTACCTGACGGGCACGGGCGTCTCGCCCGAGTTGGAAGGCCGACTGCACCGCGCCGCGCGTGACTTCTTCAACCTGTCCGAGGCGGAGAAGCTGGAGATCGAGAACACGAAGAGTCCGCACTTCCGCGGGTACACGCGGATCGGCGGTGAGCGCACCCAGGGCAAAGTCGACTGGCGGGAGCAGATCGACATCGGTCCGGAACGCCCCGCCATCGACGACCCCGATGCCCCCGACTACGCCGTGCTTGTCGGCCCGAACCTCTGGCCGAGCGCTCAGCCGGAGCTGCGCCCGCTCGTCGAGGAGTGGACGTCCCTGCTCTCGGAGGTCGCACGCAAGCTCCTGCGGGCGTGGGCCGAAGCGCTGGGCGCCCCCGCGACCTATTTCGAAGACCACTTCGGTGAGGCCCAGACGCTGCTGAAGATCGTCCGCTACCCCGGGTCGACGGACCCGGAACCCCAGCAGGGCGTCGGCGCGCACAAGGACTCCGGCGTTCTCACCCTGTTGTGGGTGGAGCCCGGCAAGGGCGGCCTCCAGGTACGTCGCGACGGCGTCTGGGTCGACGCTCCGTCGGTGCCCGGAGCGTTCGTCGTGAACATCGGCGAACTCCTCGAGGTGGCCACAGACGGGTACCTCACCGCCACCGATCACCGGGTGGTCTCGCCGCGAGCGCCGCACGATCGGATCTCGGTGCCGTTCTTCTTCAACCCGTCCCTCGACGCAGAGCTCCCCCGCATCGACCTGCCCGCGGAACTCGCCCCTCACGCGCGCGGCGTCGCACAGGATCCGGCCAACCCGATCTACGGCCTCCACGGAGAGAACGCGCTGAAGTCGCGCCTGCGGGCTCACCCCGACGTCGCCGAGATCTGGCACGCCGACCTGGTGGCCGCCCGCGCCTGA